One segment of Dolichospermum sp. DET69 DNA contains the following:
- a CDS encoding cysteine hydrolase family protein: MNTQNITQLPIPSHFNPAKVGEIWRVPYQQRAAEAETYAKQQNIPAAALDKNRICLLLIDVQNTFCIPDFELFVGGQTGNGAVADNQRLCEFIYHNLGVITKIIPTLDTHTAMQIFHPIFWINSQGEHPTPAATNITITDIEKGIWQVNPVVANSITNGDYDLLAKQAFHYVQQLSQDGKYPLTVWPYHSMLGGIGHALVASVEEAIFFHSIARQSQTQFELKGENPLTENYSILRPEVLRGFDEQPIAQKNTSLIKQLLEYDAVIIAGQAKSHCLAWTIDDLLTEIKQVDSNLTKKIYLLEDCTSPVVVPGVVDYTEQANNIFARFAEAGMHIIQSSEEFLITK; the protein is encoded by the coding sequence ATGAATACCCAAAATATAACCCAATTACCGATTCCTTCCCACTTCAACCCCGCAAAAGTCGGAGAAATCTGGCGTGTCCCTTATCAACAACGTGCCGCTGAAGCTGAAACCTATGCCAAACAACAAAACATCCCAGCAGCAGCTTTAGATAAAAACCGCATTTGTCTATTATTAATAGATGTGCAAAATACCTTTTGTATTCCTGATTTTGAATTATTCGTAGGTGGACAAACGGGAAATGGAGCAGTTGCAGATAATCAAAGATTGTGCGAATTTATTTATCACAATTTGGGAGTAATTACCAAAATTATTCCCACGCTAGATACTCATACAGCAATGCAAATCTTTCATCCTATATTCTGGATAAATTCCCAAGGAGAACACCCAACCCCAGCCGCAACCAACATTACAATCACAGATATTGAAAAAGGTATTTGGCAAGTTAACCCAGTCGTTGCTAATAGCATCACCAATGGTGATTATGACTTATTAGCAAAACAGGCTTTTCATTATGTTCAACAACTTAGCCAAGATGGAAAATACCCGTTAACAGTTTGGCCTTATCATTCCATGTTAGGTGGAATTGGTCATGCTTTAGTTGCATCAGTAGAAGAAGCCATATTTTTTCATAGTATCGCTCGTCAAAGTCAAACCCAATTTGAATTAAAAGGGGAAAATCCGTTAACAGAAAATTATTCTATTCTCCGCCCCGAAGTTTTAAGAGGATTTGATGAACAACCAATTGCCCAAAAAAATACAAGTTTAATAAAACAACTTTTAGAATACGATGCAGTCATTATTGCTGGACAAGCTAAAAGTCATTGCCTTGCTTGGACAATTGATGATTTATTAACGGAAATTAAACAGGTAGATAGTAACTTAACAAAGAAAATTTATCTTTTAGAAGATTGCACTTCTCCTGTTGTCGTTCCTGGTGTGGTTGACTATACAGAACAGGCTAATAACATATTTGCTAGATTTGCAGAAGCTGGAATGCACATTATTCAATCATCTGAAGAATTCTTGATTACTAAGTAG
- a CDS encoding DUF4157 domain-containing protein: MGTLRQNQTKKTKATAKQQAASNKNRDIHPAEEIQEMFGNRTLGCLIESQSLPPINQISTANNAAIQRRPLFRGLSHELIGHEQGNLIQAKLTVNQPGDKYEQEADRVASQVVQQINTSKIQSHQSDETIQPQTLMRKAEVQDSGIRTSPKFEVSLKQEQGRGQPLHQSIREPMQQAFGTDLSEVRVHTTSLSNELNETVQAKAFTTGRDVFFRQGAYQPGSREGQQLIAHELTHVVQQNGTSSLGNKAVIQREETKLLSKEAGKKTKDEKKYIKQGQSGYQNVTKKGSTLAGAEIAAKKIIEAKDQDFKAACELLMRAGFFGSHTRKTETDKVSKNTSGESFTGVEAKGKVSAEVKDVIEGIKLLAEISTQGGFGSTLAQDLAFNAGEFSLKLKGKLETFIGFKASAKGELKLNVLDGLVASASAEALAGFSESGNVSAELSKGNLGAQVAAEGKYNIGASAKATAKAQLGPAGISASVGAEAFAGSQISGKVSGCITTRKGNKLINISTGGSVSAGVGAKVKGEATFSQGTFKLGTVVGGTLGVGGGAEIEIEIDISAIKGAIKDACSSPNPSTLMSKVADKRPNMPDAEAGAMKEELYNALFPKVYNYAKDKAKSGSAKHYVNRQVVQKIIAEKVQGSDRLAEIIWYKESDEVLAEMAYDATTKAANEAKKPKLTVGSESSFGIRRGVILLWPYKSED, translated from the coding sequence ATGGGTACTTTGCGACAAAACCAAACCAAAAAGACTAAAGCCACTGCCAAACAACAAGCCGCATCTAATAAGAACCGTGATATCCATCCAGCGGAAGAAATACAAGAGATGTTTGGTAACAGGACGCTAGGTTGCCTGATTGAGTCGCAAAGTCTTCCTCCTATCAACCAAATTTCTACCGCTAATAATGCTGCTATCCAGCGTCGGCCTTTATTTCGCGGTCTTTCTCATGAGTTAATCGGTCATGAACAGGGTAATCTGATACAGGCCAAGCTGACAGTTAATCAACCAGGGGATAAATACGAACAAGAAGCTGATCGAGTTGCGTCACAAGTTGTTCAGCAGATAAATACCTCAAAAATCCAGTCACATCAATCTGACGAAACAATACAGCCTCAAACATTGATGCGAAAAGCAGAAGTACAGGACAGTGGTATAAGGACTTCTCCAAAGTTTGAGGTATCTCTTAAACAGGAGCAAGGTAGGGGGCAACCTCTTCATCAAAGTATTCGAGAACCAATGCAGCAAGCTTTTGGCACAGATTTGAGTGAAGTTAGGGTGCATACTACCTCTTTATCAAATGAGCTAAATGAAACTGTTCAAGCCAAAGCATTTACTACAGGGCGAGATGTATTTTTCCGTCAGGGAGCTTATCAGCCTGGAAGTCGAGAAGGACAACAGTTAATTGCCCACGAATTGACTCATGTTGTGCAACAAAATGGTACTAGCTCACTAGGAAATAAAGCAGTTATTCAACGCGAAGAAACTAAACTTTTATCTAAAGAAGCAGGGAAAAAAACTAAAGATGAAAAAAAATACATAAAACAAGGTCAATCGGGTTATCAAAATGTCACTAAAAAAGGATCAACACTGGCTGGTGCAGAAATAGCAGCGAAAAAAATTATAGAAGCTAAAGATCAAGACTTTAAAGCGGCCTGTGAATTATTAATGAGAGCAGGATTCTTTGGCTCTCATACGAGGAAAACAGAGACCGATAAAGTTTCTAAAAATACTTCAGGGGAGAGTTTTACAGGAGTAGAAGCTAAAGGTAAAGTCAGCGCCGAAGTAAAAGATGTGATTGAAGGCATTAAGTTACTAGCTGAGATCAGCACCCAAGGCGGTTTCGGATCTACACTGGCACAGGATCTAGCTTTCAATGCGGGAGAATTTAGTCTGAAATTAAAAGGAAAACTGGAAACTTTTATTGGTTTTAAAGCCAGTGCCAAAGGTGAGTTAAAACTGAATGTTTTAGATGGACTGGTAGCTAGTGCTTCGGCTGAAGCACTAGCCGGATTTTCCGAATCAGGTAATGTTTCGGCTGAACTTAGTAAGGGAAATTTGGGTGCTCAGGTAGCGGCAGAAGGTAAATATAATATTGGTGCTTCAGCTAAGGCTACTGCTAAGGCACAATTAGGTCCTGCCGGCATCTCCGCTAGTGTTGGCGCAGAAGCATTTGCTGGCAGTCAAATCAGTGGCAAGGTATCTGGATGTATCACAACTCGTAAGGGTAATAAATTAATTAATATCTCCACTGGTGGATCAGTATCGGCTGGTGTAGGCGCAAAGGTGAAAGGTGAAGCAACATTCTCACAGGGTACATTTAAACTTGGTACTGTCGTCGGCGGAACTTTAGGTGTAGGTGGTGGTGCCGAGATTGAGATAGAAATAGATATTTCCGCAATTAAAGGTGCAATCAAAGATGCTTGCTCAAGTCCTAACCCCAGTACACTCATGAGTAAGGTAGCTGACAAGCGGCCGAATATGCCAGACGCTGAGGCAGGAGCCATGAAAGAGGAACTTTATAATGCTTTGTTCCCCAAAGTTTATAATTACGCTAAAGATAAAGCTAAAAGCGGCAGTGCAAAACATTATGTCAATCGGCAGGTAGTGCAAAAAATCATTGCTGAGAAGGTACAAGGAAGTGATAGATTGGCGGAAATTATTTGGTACAAAGAATCAGATGAAGTATTAGCTGAAATGGCTTATGATGCTACCACCAAAGCTGCTAATGAGGCTAAAAAGCCTAAATTAACAGTAGGAAGTGAGAGTTCTTTTGGTATCAGGAGAGGAGTAATTCTTTTGTGGCCTTACAAAAGCGAAGATTAA
- a CDS encoding baseplate protein J → MPLPLPNLDDRTYSSLVEEAVALIPTEAPQWTDHNPSDTGIILIELLAWLTEMVLYRVNQIPNHNQAAFLTLLRGDEGDNGDNFELPAEKSPADQNAILEAEIQKTLAELRTPYRAVTAKDFERLILSDWSKTKTIKRDFGEEGIIARVQCLPERDLETKDVNEIVEGHISLVILPRLHSSNTENLRKIIKKFLNQRRLITTRLHLVDPKYVKVKVAATLYLQDGAKDLLVQEEVERRIEAFFAPLDSQEYWQGKGYPFGADIYISELYQLLDNVPGVDYVERVQLNDFDEQRKKFNQQFEMIGISLEENELVEVKIDEIITIQQHFEAKWKRNN, encoded by the coding sequence ATGCCACTACCATTACCCAATCTCGATGACCGCACATACTCCAGCCTGGTAGAAGAAGCGGTTGCTCTCATTCCCACGGAAGCACCCCAATGGACAGATCACAACCCATCTGATACGGGAATTATCCTGATTGAATTATTAGCCTGGTTGACTGAAATGGTGTTATATCGAGTCAATCAAATCCCCAATCACAATCAGGCCGCTTTTTTAACTCTACTCAGAGGGGATGAAGGGGATAATGGGGATAATTTTGAACTGCCAGCAGAAAAATCTCCCGCCGACCAAAATGCCATCTTGGAGGCTGAGATTCAAAAAACCTTGGCAGAATTGCGAACACCCTATCGAGCAGTCACCGCCAAAGATTTTGAACGGCTGATTTTATCTGACTGGTCAAAAACTAAGACTATTAAAAGAGACTTTGGAGAGGAGGGGATAATTGCGCGAGTGCAATGCTTGCCAGAGCGAGATTTAGAAACAAAAGATGTCAATGAGATTGTGGAAGGGCATATTAGCTTAGTAATTTTGCCTCGTCTACATAGTTCAAATACCGAAAATCTCAGAAAAATAATTAAGAAATTTCTCAATCAAAGACGACTGATCACTACCCGCCTCCATCTAGTTGACCCCAAATATGTGAAAGTCAAAGTTGCTGCCACTTTATATTTACAAGACGGTGCGAAGGATCTGTTAGTTCAAGAAGAGGTAGAACGCCGGATTGAAGCTTTTTTTGCTCCTTTAGATTCCCAAGAATATTGGCAAGGTAAGGGCTATCCTTTTGGCGCGGATATCTATATTTCTGAGTTATATCAATTATTGGATAATGTGCCTGGTGTTGATTATGTAGAGAGAGTTCAACTTAACGACTTCGATGAGCAAAGAAAAAAATTCAACCAACAATTCGAAATGATCGGTATTTCTCTAGAAGAAAATGAATTGGTTGAGGTAAAAATTGACGAAATTATCACCATTCAACAACATTTTGAAGCAAAATGGAAAAGAAACAACTAA
- a CDS encoding phage tail protein, whose translation MEKKQLSSYQEYLPAYLQEDFSDLEKSPFLGRFLLACEKILTGSTQEQENFSPRRNPRTSVGLETNISHIHTYFDPEKTPSEFLPWLAGWVALSLREDWDEAVKRKFIKRIVPLYKHRGTIFGLKKMLGIYLKLYLEELDSSYPAGKISDYFQDQIPRLSGQPDRYGEDAELAKAISIFEFDDHPHYFQVQIPLLTTQPERYWRGCRIAKAIIDQNKPAHTFYALRILTLTMQITKAWGGCYPFTLFDAPPQQKMQIEARIKLNDCPPGDPLEEQILIRIQGKNLPLEPNGSQVGPHVRQTVFYEQFTNNPDGFFIALANLSDRQLTGKITVQVNFNLNHQQYSLIIFDSLPFDLEPNLRIYRPLNQLELMPGNTRLDSNPEQTLRVRPEPPLKIYQPQIKWIDGNTRLGSQVGQTMRLVHDARLRIYKPRRLFESMEGNTRLGNQVGETIQIPTGLDDSELKIYSQNQEYKIGNTLLGPEVGATMRLVPNSQWLERIYRFKLFDSPAKKKIEIEAIITLTDVAETEGEKIARLLILRIQSRTSSFSPLMPNLEFSSQGLRATHQVSYQRFLDNPKGFYIVLSNINDRQVAGKITIKLNFNLNQRPVSQVIIAEDFNLNPRANVLEICHPLKDQDGDIQGNTIIGRVTPYMLKTLAVEEDDWID comes from the coding sequence ATGGAAAAGAAACAACTAAGTAGCTATCAAGAATATTTACCTGCTTATCTGCAAGAAGATTTCTCTGATCTCGAAAAAAGTCCCTTTTTGGGCAGATTTTTACTAGCGTGTGAAAAAATTCTCACTGGATCTACTCAAGAGCAAGAAAATTTTTCTCCCAGAAGAAATCCCCGAACTTCTGTTGGTTTAGAAACAAACATTTCTCACATTCACACCTATTTTGACCCCGAAAAAACTCCATCGGAATTTTTACCGTGGTTGGCAGGGTGGGTAGCATTAAGTTTACGAGAAGATTGGGATGAAGCAGTTAAGCGGAAATTTATTAAGCGAATAGTGCCGCTATACAAACATCGGGGAACTATTTTCGGATTAAAAAAAATGTTAGGAATTTATCTGAAACTTTATCTCGAAGAACTTGACTCCAGTTATCCCGCAGGAAAGATTTCAGATTACTTTCAAGATCAAATTCCCCGGCTGAGTGGTCAGCCGGACAGATATGGCGAGGATGCCGAACTTGCCAAAGCCATTTCAATATTTGAATTTGACGACCATCCTCATTACTTTCAAGTCCAAATCCCCCTTCTGACCACTCAGCCGGAGAGATATTGGCGAGGATGCCGGATTGCCAAAGCCATTATTGATCAAAATAAACCAGCCCATACCTTTTATGCCCTAAGAATCTTAACACTAACCATGCAAATTACCAAAGCATGGGGAGGTTGTTATCCATTTACCTTATTTGACGCTCCGCCTCAACAGAAAATGCAAATCGAGGCTAGGATTAAATTGAATGATTGCCCGCCAGGAGATCCCTTAGAAGAGCAAATATTAATCCGCATTCAGGGAAAAAATTTGCCCCTTGAACCTAATGGCAGCCAAGTGGGACCCCATGTCAGGCAAACAGTGTTTTATGAACAGTTTACCAACAATCCCGATGGCTTTTTTATCGCTCTGGCTAATTTGAGCGATCGCCAACTGACTGGAAAAATTACGGTTCAAGTTAACTTTAATCTCAACCACCAGCAATATTCCCTGATCATATTTGATTCCCTACCCTTTGACCTAGAACCTAACTTAAGAATTTATCGCCCCCTGAATCAATTAGAGTTAATGCCGGGAAATACTCGTCTTGACTCCAATCCAGAGCAAACTTTGCGTGTCCGCCCAGAACCCCCGTTAAAAATTTATCAGCCTCAAATCAAGTGGATTGACGGTAATACGCGCCTGGGTTCTCAAGTTGGTCAAACCATGCGCCTGGTGCATGATGCCAGACTGAGAATTTACAAACCCAGACGATTGTTTGAGAGCATGGAGGGGAATACTCGTTTGGGGAACCAAGTAGGTGAAACAATCCAAATTCCCACAGGTTTAGATGATTCTGAATTAAAAATTTACAGTCAAAATCAAGAATACAAGATTGGCAACACCCTTCTCGGACCCGAAGTAGGTGCAACCATGCGTCTCGTTCCTAACTCCCAGTGGTTAGAGCGGATTTATCGGTTTAAATTATTTGATTCTCCAGCTAAAAAGAAAATAGAAATAGAAGCAATTATTACACTAACAGACGTGGCTGAAACAGAAGGGGAAAAAATCGCCAGGTTGTTAATATTACGCATTCAATCCCGTACTTCTTCCTTTAGCCCCCTAATGCCAAATCTAGAATTTTCCTCCCAAGGACTGCGGGCTACACACCAGGTTAGCTATCAACGATTTTTGGATAACCCCAAAGGCTTTTACATAGTGTTATCTAACATCAATGATCGCCAAGTGGCTGGAAAAATCACCATCAAGCTCAACTTTAATCTTAATCAGCGTCCTGTGTCTCAGGTGATTATCGCAGAAGACTTTAATCTCAATCCCAGGGCGAATGTTCTAGAAATTTGTCACCCTCTTAAGGATCAGGATGGAGATATTCAGGGTAATACTATTATTGGCAGAGTTACCCCATATATGCTGAAAACTTTGGCAGTTGAGGAAGACGATTGGATTGATTAA
- a CDS encoding AAA family ATPase has protein sequence MVALEEENPYTPYLNQLLLFLQQLDKLLEKAITNARTVYGNEVLNSPYRGVHIQEEEVERLLNSQPVTPVLQPNSENLDKLPSDVAWEGSPIAWIQEIFDLSDFDLNIIAIALAPELDRRYERLYAYLQDDVRCKRPTVDLALNLLCTSAIEKLTRRVHFSADAPLIRHSLLHLFPDAHQTDPPLLAHNIKLDQQVIQLLLGEPGIDGRLVSFCQLITPKFQFDDLPLKPEIKQGLISLVNADWLAGKTLNLYFQGEDISGKSHTSEAIANSLQVPLLIANSTRILADKAEFKSTIKLLFREAWFKNALLYIEDLDVLQTQENTILYQEFLKQLTEYSRVTILAGIKSWVNTTTKAIEVITIPFVMPNFQQRRFYWENCLQSVGITLDAIDLDSLSDRFRLTSEQIADAVTTATNQVRWQAAVSEFPDSQFSPQKPITLTDLFTASRGLSGQDLATLSRHIQPKYSWEDIILPDHQKNLLREICNQIKHQHLVWEEWGFESKVSLGKGLNVMFSGTPGTGKTMAAEIISQELQLDLYKIDLSQVVSKYIGETEKNLNRIFIAATNANAILLFDEADALFGKRSEVKDAHDRYANLEISYLLQKMEEYEGITILTTNLRMNMDDAFVRRLRFIIEFPFPSEKQRYQIWQKIFPKSAPCSPELDLNFLARNFELTGANIRNIALTAAFLAADDNNQIEVAHLIQAVRREYQKMGKIIKEKELGLAEKVFS, from the coding sequence ATGGTTGCCTTAGAAGAAGAAAATCCTTATACTCCTTACCTCAATCAACTTCTCCTTTTTTTACAACAATTAGACAAACTGTTAGAAAAAGCTATTACCAATGCTCGAACAGTTTATGGTAATGAAGTATTAAATAGCCCTTATCGTGGAGTGCACATTCAGGAGGAAGAGGTAGAACGTTTATTAAATAGTCAGCCCGTAACACCTGTATTACAGCCCAACAGCGAAAATTTAGATAAATTACCTTCAGATGTGGCTTGGGAAGGTTCACCCATAGCATGGATTCAGGAAATTTTTGATTTATCAGATTTCGATCTCAATATTATAGCGATCGCACTCGCCCCAGAACTTGACCGCCGTTACGAACGCCTTTACGCCTATCTCCAAGATGATGTGCGTTGCAAACGACCAACTGTAGATCTAGCTCTAAATTTACTCTGTACTTCAGCAATAGAAAAACTCACACGGCGGGTTCATTTTAGTGCGGATGCGCCTCTGATTCGTCACAGTTTACTGCATCTTTTCCCCGATGCTCATCAAACAGATCCACCCCTACTTGCCCATAACATTAAACTTGATCAGCAGGTAATTCAACTGCTATTAGGAGAACCGGGAATTGATGGCAGACTCGTTTCTTTTTGTCAATTAATTACGCCTAAATTTCAGTTTGATGACTTGCCTTTAAAACCTGAAATTAAGCAAGGTTTAATATCTTTAGTCAATGCCGATTGGTTAGCAGGTAAAACCCTAAATTTATATTTTCAAGGTGAGGACATTTCTGGCAAAAGTCATACCTCTGAAGCCATTGCTAATTCATTACAAGTACCTTTATTAATAGCAAATTCGACGAGAATTTTAGCTGATAAAGCAGAGTTTAAATCTACTATCAAATTATTATTTCGGGAAGCTTGGTTTAAAAATGCCCTGCTTTATATCGAAGATTTAGATGTTTTACAAACCCAAGAAAATACTATTTTATATCAAGAGTTTCTCAAGCAATTAACAGAATATTCCAGAGTTACTATTTTAGCAGGTATTAAGTCTTGGGTAAATACGACAACTAAAGCCATAGAAGTGATCACAATTCCTTTTGTGATGCCAAATTTTCAGCAGCGTCGTTTTTACTGGGAAAATTGCTTGCAATCCGTAGGTATTACCCTGGATGCTATAGATTTGGATAGTTTGAGCGATCGCTTTCGTTTGACTTCTGAACAAATTGCTGATGCTGTGACAACGGCGACCAATCAAGTTCGCTGGCAAGCCGCGGTATCCGAGTTTCCTGATTCCCAATTTAGCCCGCAAAAACCTATAACATTAACTGATTTATTTACTGCGTCCAGAGGATTATCAGGACAGGATTTAGCAACCTTGTCTCGGCATATTCAGCCTAAATATAGTTGGGAAGATATTATATTACCAGATCACCAAAAAAATCTATTACGAGAGATTTGCAATCAAATAAAGCATCAACATTTAGTTTGGGAAGAGTGGGGGTTTGAGAGTAAGGTATCACTAGGAAAAGGGTTAAATGTCATGTTTTCTGGAACTCCGGGAACAGGTAAAACTATGGCAGCAGAGATAATTTCTCAAGAACTCCAGCTTGATTTATATAAAATTGATTTGTCCCAAGTAGTTAGTAAATATATTGGGGAAACAGAAAAGAACCTAAATCGGATTTTTATCGCAGCTACTAATGCTAATGCTATTCTTTTATTTGATGAAGCAGATGCCCTATTTGGTAAGCGCAGCGAAGTGAAAGATGCCCATGATCGCTATGCTAATCTGGAAATCAGTTACCTGTTACAGAAAATGGAAGAGTATGAAGGCATAACTATTCTTACTACCAATCTCCGCATGAATATGGATGATGCTTTTGTGCGACGACTCCGGTTTATTATTGAATTCCCATTTCCCAGCGAAAAACAACGATATCAAATTTGGCAGAAAATATTTCCTAAAAGCGCACCCTGTAGTCCTGAATTAGATTTAAATTTTCTCGCCCGTAATTTTGAACTAACCGGGGCAAATATTCGTAATATTGCCTTAACCGCAGCTTTTTTAGCCGCAGATGATAACAATCAAATTGAAGTAGCTCACTTAATTCAAGCAGTACGTCGTGAATATCAAAAGATGGGTAAAATCATCAAAGAGAAAGAATTAGGGCTTGCTGAAAAAGTCTTTTCATGA